Proteins encoded together in one Luteimonas fraxinea window:
- a CDS encoding NuoB/complex I 20 kDa subunit family protein, whose product MGVNQTVARLMNNPLPEGRVDDILRPEGENPLLERGFVTTSSDVLLNWARTGSMWPMTFGLACCAVEMMHAGAARLDLDRYGVVFRPSPRQSDVMIVAGTLVNKMAPALRKVYDQMPDPKWVISMGSCANGGGYYHYSYSVVRGCDRIVPVDVYVPGCPPTAEALIYGILQLQKKIRRATNFGDTKTGQRDA is encoded by the coding sequence TGATGAACAACCCGCTGCCGGAAGGCCGCGTGGACGACATCCTGCGCCCGGAAGGCGAGAACCCGCTGCTCGAGCGCGGTTTCGTCACGACCAGTTCCGATGTGCTGCTCAACTGGGCACGCACCGGCTCGATGTGGCCGATGACCTTTGGTCTCGCCTGCTGCGCGGTGGAAATGATGCACGCCGGTGCGGCGCGCCTCGATCTCGACCGCTACGGCGTGGTGTTCCGCCCGTCGCCGCGCCAGTCGGACGTGATGATCGTGGCCGGCACCCTGGTGAACAAGATGGCCCCGGCGCTGCGCAAGGTCTACGACCAGATGCCGGATCCGAAGTGGGTCATCTCGATGGGCAGCTGCGCCAATGGCGGCGGCTACTACCACTACTCGTATTCGGTGGTGCGTGGTTGCGATCGCATCGTGCCGGTCGATGTGTACGTGCCGGGTTGCCCGCCGACGGCCGAAGCGCTGATCTACGGCATCCTGCAATTGCAGAAGAAGATCCGCCGCGCCACCAATTTCGGCGACACCAAGACGGGGCAGCGCGATGCGTGA
- a CDS encoding NADH-quinone oxidoreductase subunit C, with protein MRESSTAFAARLRARFSDADVAVALPRGEVAIITAGDWLDTARALRDEFGFEMLIDVCGVDYLSHGSDEWDTDVSSEGFSRGVEGRGPGRFKFGETGSRQVSQPQGEADIPVPQRRFAAVAQLLSLQHNQRVMLKCFAPSDDLPVVSSLTVLWPVANWFEREAFDLFGVIFEGHPDLRRILTDYGFVGHPFRKDFPLIGNVEVRYDAERKRVVYEPVTSVEPRVGVPRVIRDDARFATASGEQAARRVEAAK; from the coding sequence ATGCGTGAGTCCTCCACCGCGTTCGCGGCGCGCCTGCGCGCGCGCTTTTCCGACGCCGACGTGGCGGTCGCACTGCCGCGCGGCGAAGTGGCGATCATCACCGCCGGCGACTGGCTCGACACCGCGCGCGCATTGCGCGACGAGTTCGGTTTCGAAATGCTGATCGACGTCTGCGGTGTCGACTATCTGAGTCACGGCAGCGACGAGTGGGACACCGACGTGTCCTCCGAAGGCTTCAGCCGCGGCGTCGAAGGCCGCGGTCCCGGTCGTTTCAAGTTCGGCGAAACCGGTAGTCGCCAGGTCTCGCAGCCGCAGGGCGAAGCCGATATCCCAGTGCCGCAGCGCCGCTTCGCCGCGGTCGCGCAGCTGCTCTCGCTCCAGCACAACCAGCGCGTGATGCTGAAGTGCTTCGCGCCCAGCGACGATCTGCCGGTGGTGTCGTCGCTGACCGTGCTCTGGCCGGTCGCGAACTGGTTCGAGCGCGAAGCCTTCGATCTGTTCGGCGTGATCTTCGAAGGTCACCCGGATCTGCGCCGCATCCTGACAGACTACGGTTTCGTCGGTCATCCGTTCCGCAAGGATTTCCCGTTGATCGGCAATGTCGAAGTGCGTTACGACGCCGAGCGCAAGCGCGTGGTGTACGAGCCGGTGACCTCGGTCGAACCGCGTGTCGGCGTGCCGCGCGTGATCCGTGACGACGCCCGTTTCGCGACCGCGAGTGGCGAACAGGCCGCGCGTCGCGTGGAGGCTGCCAAGTGA
- a CDS encoding NADH-quinone oxidoreductase subunit D yields the protein MPTTSLHTNATPSAEALKQEIRNYTFNFGPQHPSAHGVLRLILEMDGETVMRADPHIGLLHRGTEKLAESKPFNQSIGYMDRLDYVSMMCNEHAYVRAIETLMGIEAPERAQWIRTLFDEVTRILNHLMWVGSNALDLGAMAVMLYAFREREELMDVYEAVSGARMHATYYRPGGVYRDLPAQMPQYAESRWRKGEKLKRFNKWRGGSMLDYLEAFAKDFPKRVDEYETLLTDNRIWKQRTVGIGVIPPDLAKAWGMTGPMLRGSGVEWDLRKTQPYAKYAEVDFDIAVGVNGDCYDRYLVRVFEMRESAKIIQQCVNWLRANPGPVMLDNYKVSPPSRESMKDDMEALIHHFKLFTEGYSVPAGETYSAVEAPKGEFGCYLVSDGANKPFRVHLRAPGFAHLSSMDAITSGHMLSDVVAMIGTYDIVFGEVDR from the coding sequence GTGCCGACCACCTCGCTGCACACCAACGCGACGCCGAGTGCGGAAGCGCTGAAGCAGGAAATCCGAAACTACACGTTCAACTTCGGTCCCCAGCATCCGTCCGCGCACGGCGTGCTGCGCCTGATCCTGGAAATGGACGGCGAGACCGTGATGCGCGCCGATCCGCATATCGGCCTGCTGCACCGTGGCACCGAGAAGCTTGCCGAGTCGAAGCCGTTCAACCAGTCCATCGGTTATATGGATCGCCTCGACTACGTGTCGATGATGTGCAACGAGCACGCCTACGTGCGCGCGATCGAAACCCTGATGGGAATCGAGGCGCCCGAGCGCGCGCAGTGGATCCGCACGCTGTTCGACGAAGTCACGCGCATCCTCAACCACCTGATGTGGGTGGGCTCGAACGCGCTCGATCTCGGCGCGATGGCGGTGATGCTGTACGCGTTCCGTGAGCGCGAAGAGCTGATGGACGTCTACGAGGCGGTGTCGGGCGCGCGCATGCACGCGACCTATTACCGTCCCGGCGGCGTCTACCGCGACCTGCCGGCGCAGATGCCGCAGTACGCCGAATCGCGCTGGCGCAAGGGCGAGAAGCTCAAGCGTTTCAACAAGTGGCGCGGCGGCTCGATGCTCGATTACCTCGAAGCATTCGCGAAGGATTTCCCAAAGCGCGTCGACGAGTACGAAACTCTGCTCACCGACAACCGCATCTGGAAGCAGCGCACCGTCGGCATCGGCGTGATTCCGCCGGACCTGGCCAAGGCTTGGGGCATGACCGGCCCGATGCTGCGTGGTTCGGGCGTCGAGTGGGATCTGCGCAAGACCCAGCCCTACGCCAAGTACGCCGAAGTCGATTTCGACATCGCGGTGGGCGTCAACGGCGACTGCTACGACCGCTACCTCGTGCGCGTGTTCGAGATGCGCGAGTCGGCGAAGATCATCCAGCAGTGCGTCAACTGGCTGCGGGCGAATCCCGGCCCGGTCATGCTGGACAACTACAAGGTGTCGCCGCCGTCGCGTGAGTCGATGAAGGACGACATGGAAGCGTTGATCCATCACTTCAAGCTGTTCACCGAGGGCTACAGCGTGCCCGCCGGCGAGACCTACAGCGCCGTCGAAGCCCCGAAGGGCGAGTTCGGCTGCTATCTGGTCTCCGACGGTGCGAACAAGCCGTTCCGCGTGCATCTGCGCGCGCCCGGTTTCGCACATCTCTCGTCGATGGACGCCATCACCAGCGGACACATGCTGTCCGACGTGGTGGCGATGATCGGTACCTATGACATCGTGTTCGGAGAAGTCGACCGATGA
- the nuoE gene encoding NADH-quinone oxidoreductase subunit NuoE, whose amino-acid sequence MKATGNFENARNVDPMVVLSGDTRAHIDHWLTKFPEDRKRSAVLQGLFAAQEQNNGWLTDELIAGVAKYLGLPPVWAYEVATFYSMFETEKVGRNNVAFCTNISCWLNGAEDLVAHAEKKLGCKLGESTADGRVFLKREEECVAACCGAPVVVINGHYHEKLTPETVDELIDGLK is encoded by the coding sequence ATGAAGGCGACTGGCAATTTCGAGAACGCCCGCAACGTCGACCCGATGGTCGTGCTCAGCGGCGATACGCGCGCGCACATCGACCACTGGCTGACCAAGTTCCCCGAAGACCGCAAGCGGTCCGCGGTGCTGCAGGGTCTGTTCGCGGCGCAGGAGCAGAACAACGGCTGGCTGACCGACGAGCTGATCGCCGGCGTCGCCAAGTATCTGGGTCTGCCGCCGGTGTGGGCCTACGAGGTCGCGACGTTCTACTCGATGTTCGAAACCGAGAAAGTCGGCCGCAACAACGTCGCGTTCTGCACCAACATCAGCTGCTGGCTCAACGGCGCCGAGGATCTCGTCGCGCACGCCGAGAAGAAGCTGGGCTGCAAGCTGGGTGAATCCACCGCCGACGGTCGCGTCTTCCTCAAGCGTGAGGAAGAGTGCGTCGCTGCGTGCTGCGGCGCGCCGGTCGTGGTCATCAACGGTCATTACCACGAGAAGCTCACACCCGAGACGGTGGACGAGCTGATCGACGGTCTGAAGTAA
- the nuoF gene encoding NADH-quinone oxidoreductase subunit NuoF yields MAHHHPKSSEGYGPVGPAPQEHQAVYTTLHFDKPWSYENYLKTGGYSALRKILEEKIPPADVIEMVKQSGLRGRGGAGFPTGLKWSFMPKGEMQKYILCNSDESEPGTAKDRDILRYNPHSVIEGMAIACYATGSSVAYNYLRGEFHHEPFEHLEEATAEAYANGWLGKNLLGSGIDVDIYNALGAGAYICGEETALMESLEGKKGQPRFKPPFPANFGLYGKPTTINNTETYASVPAIVRNGAQWFMDLGKPNNGGCKIFSVSGHVAKPGNHEIRLGTSFADLLALCGGMREGRTIKGVIPGGSSMPVLPGETMMGLTMDYDALQKAGSGLGSGAVIVMDDTTCMVRACRRIARFYYKESCGQCTPCREGTGWMYRMLCRIADHTATVEDLQMLRAAAGQIEGHTICAFGEAAAWPVQGFLRHFWDEFEYAIVNKRFLVDDQRNGTVVPKAVAA; encoded by the coding sequence ATGGCACATCACCATCCCAAGTCTTCCGAAGGTTACGGGCCCGTCGGGCCTGCGCCGCAGGAACACCAGGCGGTCTACACCACGCTGCATTTCGACAAGCCGTGGTCCTACGAGAACTACCTCAAGACGGGTGGTTACAGCGCGCTGCGTAAGATTCTCGAAGAGAAGATTCCGCCGGCCGACGTGATCGAGATGGTCAAGCAGTCGGGCCTGCGCGGCCGCGGCGGCGCGGGCTTCCCGACCGGTCTGAAGTGGAGCTTCATGCCCAAGGGCGAGATGCAGAAGTACATCCTCTGCAATTCGGACGAATCCGAGCCGGGCACCGCGAAAGACCGCGACATCCTGCGCTACAACCCGCATTCGGTCATCGAGGGCATGGCGATCGCGTGCTACGCGACCGGCTCGAGCGTGGCCTACAACTACCTGCGCGGCGAGTTCCACCACGAGCCCTTCGAGCATCTGGAAGAAGCCACCGCCGAAGCCTATGCCAACGGCTGGCTGGGCAAGAACCTGCTCGGCTCGGGCATCGACGTCGACATCTACAACGCGCTCGGCGCGGGCGCCTACATCTGCGGCGAAGAAACCGCGCTGATGGAGTCCTTGGAAGGCAAGAAGGGACAGCCGCGCTTCAAGCCGCCGTTCCCGGCCAACTTCGGTCTGTACGGCAAGCCGACCACGATCAACAACACCGAGACCTACGCCTCGGTGCCGGCGATCGTGCGCAACGGCGCGCAGTGGTTCATGGATCTGGGCAAGCCCAACAACGGCGGCTGCAAGATCTTCTCGGTCTCCGGCCACGTGGCCAAGCCGGGCAACCACGAGATCCGCCTGGGCACCTCGTTCGCCGATCTGCTGGCGCTGTGCGGTGGCATGCGCGAAGGCCGCACGATCAAGGGCGTGATTCCGGGTGGTTCGTCGATGCCGGTGCTCCCGGGCGAGACGATGATGGGCCTGACGATGGATTACGACGCGCTGCAGAAGGCCGGTTCCGGCCTCGGCTCGGGCGCGGTGATCGTCATGGACGACACGACCTGCATGGTGCGCGCATGCCGACGCATCGCGCGCTTCTACTACAAGGAGAGCTGCGGCCAGTGCACGCCGTGCCGCGAAGGCACTGGCTGGATGTACCGCATGCTGTGCCGCATCGCCGACCACACGGCGACGGTCGAAGACCTGCAGATGCTGCGGGCTGCGGCCGGCCAGATCGAGGGACACACCATCTGCGCGTTCGGTGAAGCGGCCGCATGGCCGGTGCAGGGCTTCCTGCGCCATTTCTGGGACGAATTCGAGTACGCGATTGTCAACAAGCGCTTCCTCGTCGACGACCAGCGCAACGGCACCGTGGTGCCCAAGGCGGTCGCCGCATGA
- the nuoG gene encoding NADH-quinone oxidoreductase subunit NuoG — MSAQPVNPNLPPDHVTVFIDGVELAAPKGSMIIHAADKAGIPIPRFCYHDKLEIAANCRMCLVDTEVGGRGAPKPSPACATPVMDGLKVFTRNEKALKAQRNVMEFLLINHPLDCPICDQGGECELQDLSLGYGRSVSRFAERKRVVADEDLGPLVATEMTRCIQCTRCVRFTAEIAGTYELGGMQRGENLQIGTYDGKPLTTELSGNVIDVCPVGALTNKVFRFRARPWELIARESLGGHDALGSNLFHHLRRGDVMRTVPRDNEAVNECWISDRDRYSHQGLTADDRAVHPLVKDGGQWREASWDEALDRAMTILRDNAADELGVLVHPSTSNEEGALLARLAEALGTGNLDHRIAQRDLSDGAIAEAFAMPVAELEQADVVLLVGSNLRHEVPLLHHRVRQAWKRGAKVYVVNPVDFEFTFDIEDKAIVAPSKIAETLQVAELGDALRGAKHAAIIVGAQAEASAHAADIRKAAAALAADTGASLCRIPHGANALGLSRHGVLPTSRDANAMLAERRGAYVIYGIEPGLDFADQAQALQALGAAQVVAFSHFACQSTRSVADVILPIGALAEIDATLTNLEGRDQQATAAGKLPGDARSGWRVLRALGGALEAPGFEFTDLAGLRAGLQGRAVSVAASAAPVVDGDGFELAVSQAIYRVDGLTRRAAALQSHPLTLGPRIVLHPDDAAASQVADGGMAKVSNAVGTATLQVAIDDRVAPGAAWVESGYGATAALSVGKVKVVAA, encoded by the coding sequence ATGAGCGCGCAGCCTGTAAACCCGAACCTGCCGCCCGACCACGTCACCGTCTTCATCGACGGCGTCGAACTGGCCGCGCCCAAGGGCTCGATGATCATCCATGCCGCCGACAAGGCCGGCATTCCGATCCCGCGTTTCTGCTATCACGACAAGCTCGAGATCGCCGCGAACTGCCGCATGTGCCTGGTCGACACCGAAGTCGGCGGCCGCGGTGCGCCCAAGCCGTCGCCGGCCTGCGCCACGCCGGTGATGGACGGCCTGAAGGTCTTCACGCGTAACGAGAAGGCGCTCAAGGCCCAGCGCAACGTGATGGAGTTCCTGCTGATCAACCATCCGCTCGACTGCCCGATCTGCGATCAGGGCGGCGAGTGCGAACTGCAGGATCTGTCGCTCGGCTACGGCCGTTCGGTCAGCCGCTTCGCCGAGCGCAAGCGCGTCGTCGCCGACGAGGACCTCGGTCCGCTGGTCGCGACCGAAATGACGCGCTGCATCCAGTGCACGCGCTGCGTACGCTTCACCGCTGAGATCGCCGGCACCTACGAGCTGGGCGGCATGCAGCGCGGCGAGAACCTGCAGATCGGCACCTACGACGGCAAGCCGCTGACGACCGAACTGTCGGGCAACGTCATCGACGTGTGCCCGGTCGGCGCGCTGACCAACAAGGTGTTCCGTTTCCGTGCGCGTCCGTGGGAACTGATCGCGCGTGAATCGCTCGGCGGTCACGACGCGCTGGGCAGCAACCTGTTCCATCACCTGCGCCGCGGCGACGTGATGCGCACGGTGCCGCGCGACAACGAAGCGGTCAACGAGTGCTGGATTTCCGATCGCGACCGTTACTCGCACCAGGGCCTGACGGCCGATGACCGCGCGGTGCATCCGCTGGTCAAGGATGGCGGGCAGTGGCGCGAGGCCTCGTGGGACGAGGCGCTCGACCGCGCGATGACGATCCTGCGCGACAACGCGGCCGACGAACTCGGCGTGCTGGTGCATCCGTCGACCTCGAACGAGGAGGGCGCGCTGCTGGCACGTCTGGCCGAGGCCCTGGGCACCGGCAACCTCGATCACCGCATCGCCCAGCGCGACCTGTCCGATGGCGCCATCGCGGAAGCATTCGCGATGCCGGTCGCCGAACTCGAGCAGGCCGATGTCGTGCTGCTGGTCGGCAGCAACCTGCGCCACGAAGTGCCGCTGCTGCATCACCGCGTGCGTCAGGCGTGGAAGCGCGGCGCCAAGGTGTACGTGGTCAATCCGGTCGATTTCGAATTCACTTTCGACATCGAAGACAAGGCCATCGTGGCGCCGTCGAAGATCGCCGAAACGCTGCAGGTCGCCGAGCTCGGCGACGCGCTGCGCGGCGCGAAGCACGCGGCGATCATCGTCGGTGCGCAGGCGGAAGCCAGCGCGCACGCGGCCGATATCCGCAAGGCGGCGGCTGCACTCGCCGCGGACACCGGCGCGTCGCTGTGCCGCATTCCGCACGGCGCCAATGCGCTGGGTCTGTCGCGTCACGGCGTGCTGCCGACCTCGCGCGATGCGAACGCGATGCTGGCCGAGCGCCGCGGCGCGTACGTGATCTACGGCATCGAGCCGGGTCTGGACTTCGCCGACCAGGCGCAGGCGTTGCAGGCACTGGGCGCGGCGCAGGTCGTGGCCTTCAGCCACTTCGCCTGCCAGTCCACGCGCAGCGTCGCCGACGTGATCCTGCCGATCGGCGCGCTCGCCGAAATCGACGCAACGCTGACCAATCTCGAAGGCCGCGACCAGCAGGCCACCGCCGCCGGCAAGCTGCCCGGCGACGCGCGTTCCGGCTGGCGTGTGCTGCGTGCCCTTGGTGGCGCGCTCGAGGCTCCGGGCTTCGAGTTCACCGATCTCGCCGGTCTGCGTGCGGGGCTGCAGGGCAGGGCGGTGTCGGTTGCCGCATCCGCGGCGCCGGTCGTCGATGGTGATGGCTTCGAGCTGGCCGTCAGCCAGGCGATCTATCGCGTCGACGGTCTGACCCGTCGCGCTGCCGCGCTGCAGTCGCATCCGCTGACCTTGGGTCCGCGCATCGTGCTGCATCCCGACGACGCGGCCGCGAGCCAGGTCGCCGACGGCGGCATGGCCAAGGTTTCGAATGCGGTCGGCACCGCGACGCTGCAGGTGGCGATCGACGATCGCGTCGCACCGGGCGCGGCGTGGGTGGAATCGGGCTACGGCGCCACGGCGGCGCTGTCGGTCGGCAAGGTCAAGGTGGTGGCGGCATGA